CAGTGTTTGTACGACGAGCTAAGCGCGGCCTGGACGGGGTAGGGGTGCCCCCGACAAGCTTTTAAACTGCGCCGTTACCGTTGGGTTATGCGGCGGGTAGCCGCCCCCAAACGGTAGTATCTTGGCCGCTCACTCACTTTACAGCTTATGGCTCCCCCCGCATCCGCGCCGGCCGTTGAAAAAGATAACAAGCGCATCACCAACGGCTGGACGTTCTACGACTGGGCCAACTCGGTGTACCCGCTCGTCATCACCAGCTCCATTTTTCCCATTTACTGGGGGAGCATCACCAAGGCTATCAACCCCACCGATGTGGTTGATTTCCTGGGGTTCCGGGTGCCCGGCTCGTCGCTGCTGACCTACGCCATTTCGTTTTCTTTCCTGCTCATTGCGCTGGTCAGCCCGTTCCTCACGTCGCTGGCCGACTACTCGGGCCGCAAGAAGCTGTTCCTGCAAATTTTCTGCTACCTGGGGGCCCTCAGCTGCGCGGGGCTGTACTTTTTCACCAAAGACAACCTCACGCTCAGCACGTTTATCTTCATTGCGGCCACGGTGGGCTTCAGCGGCAGCATTGTGTTCTACAACTCGTACCTGCCCGAAATCAGCTCCGAGGAGAAGTTCGATTCGCTCTCCGCGCGGGGCTTTTCGATGGGTTACATCGGCTCGGTGCTGCTGCTGGTTATCTGCCTGGCCATCATCCAGGGCCCCGAAATTATGGGCGGGCCGAAAGGCGTGGCCTTATTTGGCATGAGCGTGGGCCACGCCACGCGGCTGAGCTTCCTGCTCACGGGCCTGTGGTGGGTGGGCTTTGCCCAGATTCCATTTTTCACGCTGCCGCCCGACGCCGGCCGCGCGGCCGATGCGCCCGTCTCGCAAGATGGCTGGCTGCTCAACGGCTTCCGCGAGCTGGGCAAGGTGTGGGACCAGCTCAAGCAGCAGCCCAACCTCAAGCGCTTCCTGCTGGCCTACTTCACCTACAACATGGGCGTGCAAACGGTGATGTACGTGGCCACCATCTTCGGCGACAAGGTATTGCAGCTTGACAGTACGTCGCTGATTGTGACCATCCTGCTGCTGCAAATCGTGGGCATTCTGGGGGCCTGGCTGTTTGCCAAGCTCTCGGAGCGCATCGGCAACACGCGGGCCCTGAGCTGGGCCGTGTTCATCTGGATGCTGATTTGCGTGGCCGGCTACTTCGTGCAGAAGGGGTGGAGCTTCTTCGCCCTGGCCGCCGTCATCGGCCTCACCATGGGCGCAGTCCAAAGCCTTTCGCGCAGCACGTACTCCAAAATTATCCCCGAAAACACGCCCAATGCGGCGGCCTACTTTAGCTTTTTCGACGTGGTGGAGAAGATAGGCATCGTCCTTGGTACGCTTTCGTTTGGCTTGATTGGGCAAATTACGGGCTCGATGCGCAACAGCATCTTGTCGCTCATCGTGTTCTTTATCTTCGGCTTGGGCTTTCTGCTAACGCTGCGCGGCAAGAAGCTGCGCGACACACCGGCCACTAACCCAGCCACGTTTCCGGGGCCCCCGGCCGCCTCGTCCATCGCCAGCACGCCCAGTACGTTGAAATAAACGGCGCCTCGCCTCGTCCTGACCCGGCGGGGGGTGGGCCAATGCCTTGCCCCAATTTTCCATTCCCATTCTCCCATGCACACTTCCTCCCTCCAGCAAAACATCCTCGCCGAGCTCGACCACGAGCTGGCCGTCACCCGCAAAGTGCTCGCGCGCGTGCCCGAGGACCAGTTCCAGTACCAGCCCCACCCCAAGTCGATGAAGCTGGGGCAGTTGGCTTCGCACATCGTCAACCTGCTGGCCTTTAAGCAGCTGTTTGTGGACAAAGACGAGCGCGATTTCCTGGATACTAACGCCCCCAAGCCGGGCCCCTCGCCCACCACCAGCGCCGAGCTGCTGGCCCGCTTTGACCAGTACAGCGCCAGCCTTCGGCAGGCCCTGCAAGCGTCAGACGACGAGAAGCTGACCCAGCCCTTTCAGCTGCGCCGCGGCGAGCAAGTGCTCATGAACCGCCCCAAGGGCGCCGCCCTGCGCATCATGGGGCTGAACCACAGCATCCACCACCGCGGCCAGCTCACGGTGTACCTGCGCTTGCTCGATATTCCGGTGCCCGGCGTGTACGGCCCCAGCGCCGACGAAACGGGCAGCTTCTGATTGAAATAGGGTAGGGTACAGCACTGCCGCCGGGGTACTTTGCCAGCCGCCGCAGTAAAAGCCCCGATGCCCCGGGTAGTTAGCAAAAAGGTCCACTTGGCAATGTGCCAAGCGGACCTTTTTTGCTAACTACCCGGGGCGCTGAATCAGTGTTGGGGGGCTGCGTTCGCCGGTTATTGTTTGGCTATGCGCAAGGTCTGGGGGCCCTGGGGTGTCTCGACGCGGAGCAGGTACACCCCGGCTGGCTGGGCACTCAGGTCTATCGTGATGGCCTGGTAGCCGGCAATCACCGGTTGCTCGAAGCGCAGCACTTGGGCGCCGACCATGTTTACAACCGTGCCGGTGACGGTGGTGGCACTGGCGGTGTTGAGCGTCAGCACGACCGGGCCGGTGCTGGGGTTGGGCGAGGCGGTTACGGCCACGGCGGTTGCGGTACCCTGCACAACCACGACGGGCGAATAGGAGGTGATGCTGTCCGTATCAACTTGGCTCAGGCGGTAGTACGCCACCGTGCTGGCCGGCTTGGCATCTACCAAGCGGTAGTCGTGGCGCAAAGTGCTGGTGCCGGCGCCGGCCACCTGGCCCAGGGCGTAGAAATGCTGTCCGTCCAGGCTGCGCTCTACCGAGAAATGGTCGTTGCGCAGTTCCGTTGCCGTGGCCCAGTTGCAGGTAACGGCGCTGCCGGTGCGGTTGGCGGTGAAAGCAATCAGCTCAACGGGCAGGGGGGCGGCGGGGGCGGTGTTCAGGCTGAAAGGCGAGAAGTCGGTAACGCCGGTGCGGGTGAACTTGTAGACTTGGCTGGCAACCAGTGCGGCGGTGCCTTTCTGCTGTTTGTCGTCGTCCCATACGTTGTTGTGGTAGTGGCCAACCATCACCTGGGAAGGTAACATGGTGGTGGGCAGCGCGCTTTGCAGGGTCATCGTCACGTTGGAGCCGCCCAGGTCATTTTCGCTTACGTACCAAGTGTGTGTCACGTTGGTGGTCGAAGTCGTCAGCGGTGCGCCTTTGCCTTTTTTGTCGTTTCCCTTGCCTTTATCGTCGTTGTTACCGGAAGATGTAGGCACCGTAACGTAGGTGGTGAACACGCTGTCGCTCACAGCAATACCGAACACATCCTCCGTAGCCGTGGTGGTTTGGCTAAGCCAGGCCGGGTTGTAGGTCATTTGGCCGACAGGGAACAGAACGGGCGTGTTGTTAGCAGGCACCGTTTGGCGCAGTGCGCCCCCAGTGTTGGTGCGGATATACGCGGTGCCGTCGGTGGTGGCCGCGCCGCCTTTCAACACCGTCAGGTCATACACATTGAGTTGAAGAATGCTGCTGCCGGTCAGGCTCAGAGTGCCGTATACCGATACGTTGCGGGCCAGCGTTTTTACGCTGTTGCCGTTAAGCTTGAGGTTGCCGAACACGGGGCAGTTGATGGCGATATCCGTGCGGGTGGTGTTGTAGTACACCGTGCTGGTAGGATTCAGCTTGCCCAGGGTGGGCAGCTTGCCTTCAATGCCGTTGATTTCCAGTGTGCTATTGCTGCTTACGTCAATGGTCATCGATGTTTGATCACCTTTATTAGGAGTCATCACCACCGACACGGCTGCCGTGGTTGTGCCATCGCCGATTACCAGTTTCGAGTTGGTGCCGCTGATGAGGTTGCCGGGGAGGGCAACTTGGGTGCCGGTAGTAGTAACGTAAAAGATTTGATTGGCGGCGGTAAACGAACCTGGAGTCTGATTTCTTTTGGATGCCCAGTTCCTCAAGTCGTTAAGGGTGCCGGAGCCGTCGTAATAAAAGACGTTGTCGGCACCAGGGCCCGTTGCGATGTCGCCGGCTTCGGGCGTCACGGTCACGTCGTCGATGGACAGGCCGTTGCCGTTGGTGTTCTGGTTCATCACGTACTTCCAGCGCAGCACCACTTCCCGGCCCGCGGGCAGGTTGAGGTTGTTGATGGTGGTGCTCAGCACCCGGCGGTTGGCGGCCAAGTTGCCGTTCTTGCTCGACACGACGGTGGCCGTCGAGGGGGCGTTGACGCCCATGGTGGGCACGTTCGTCCAGGCGCCGGTTTCCATCATACCCGCAAACGTGGTGGCCGGCACCTGGTAGTCAAACGTCAACTGAGCCTTGTCAATCTTGCCCGAGTTGTACCACTGCTCCATGGCGTAGCCCACCTCCAGGTTGGCAATGGTGCGGCCCGTGTTGTTCACGAAGCGCATGGCCACGTAGCCGTTGCCGGTCAGTGGGTAGCCGTTCGAATAGAACGTGGTGGCGATGCCGCCGAACGCCCGTTCGGTGCTGCCGTTCGTGCCAAAGCTATAGTAGTTCGCCTCCGGGTGCTGCGTGCCGTCGTTGCCGTAGCACGGCACGGCCGCGCCGCCCTGCGGGTAAGCGCCGTAGCCGTCGAGCACAGCCTGGGCGTACACCCCTTTTAAGGTCGTGTTGTTCACAAAATCTACCTCGGCCGTCGATGTCGAGAGGGTATTGAAGTCTTGCGTATAAGGAGCGAAACCGGTGAGCGGCACCTGGGCCAGCGCCGGAGTAGCCATGTTGCCCAGAACCAGTGCCACGGCCGGCAGGAGCTTGGAGTAGAATTTATTCATAACGGTAAGGTGTGAAAGACTAGAAATTGTACTTTGATAAAACCGGCCTAATTCCAACTAAGGGTGGCTTCGGGTGAGGGTTTTAGAAGCCGGTTGAAGTCAGTTGCATTAACTCTCCGTTGCTATCTGATTGTAAAATTGTGGCTGGGGCCCCGGCCGGGGCTAGCCGTTTCGGCTAACGGCAGCATTTCCTCGGCTAGCGGCGGCCGGCAACGGACGATGCATTATTCAATGGGGTTGTATAACGCAAAAAAGCCGGTCCATCTGGGCCGGCTTTTTTAGCAGTGTAATTAATTTGTTGAAATATTTAATTAATTTAATAATTAGTAATTTTGCCTGAAACACCTGCGCTGGTTGGCTGTATGGGCCATTTTGGTTGTACGCAGGTAATGCCCCAGTTTAAGGCACCGCCTAAACGAAGCAGCAGATTATTAATCTTATTCGCCGGATTTGCAGCGGTTATAGCAGAGCAATCTTGCGTTGCTGGCACCGAATTACCGTCGTGGCAGACGATGCCCCGCGTCACGGCATTGCACTTAAAACAGAAGCAAGGATTGAAAGCAAAAAAAGGCCGTTCTATAATCCACGTAGGAATTATAGAACGGCCCCTTGCTGCTCGTTATCCCTCAGTTTTTAACCGAATACACCTGCTTCCCGCCAATCCACGTCTGCTGCACCTTCGCGCCGTGCAGCTGCTCTTTGGGAGCCGTCAGCAAGTCGGTTTTCAGCACCACGAAATCGGCCAGCATCCCGGGCTTGATCTGGCCCTTGCGCCGCTCCTCGAAGCCGGCGTGGGCGGCCCAGGTGGTCATGCCGCGCAGGGCATCGGGGCGGCTCAGGGCATTTTCCATCTGGAAGCCACCGGCGGGGAAATTCTTCGCGTCTTGCCGCGCCACGGCAGCGTGGAAGCCATAGAGCGGGTTGATGTCCTCAATGGGGAAGTCGGAGCCCAGCGCCACCTGGCCATATTGCTTCAGCAGGTCTTGGTAGATGTAGGCCGTTTTCAGGCGCTGGGGCCCCAGCCGCTGGCCGGCCCAGTACATGTCGGAGGTGGCGTGGGTGGGCTGCACGGAGGGCACGATGTGGTACTGCCCAAACTTGGCCACGTCCTGCGGGCTCACCACCTGCGCGTGCTCGATGCGCCAGCGCCGGTCGGGCTGGCCGTGCAGCGCCGCCCCGTAAATATCCAGCAGCAGCCGGTTGGAGGAGTCGCCGATGGCGTGGGTGTTCATCTGGAACTTGGTGGCCGCCAGCTCCTTGGCCAACGCCCGGTAGTACTCGGGGTGTTGCAGCAGAAAACCGGTTTCCTCGGGCCGGTCGGTGTAGGGGGCCAGCAGCGCGGCCCCGCGCGAGCCCAGGGCCCCATCGGCGTACACCTTGAAGGAGCTGATGGTCAAGGCGTCGCTGAAATAGGGCCCCCGGGGTAAGTAGTACGCCTTGTTGGCGGGCGTGGGGTTCAGCATGGCGTAGAGGCGCAGGTGCAGCTGGCCGGCCCGCTGCAGCGCCGCCATTTGGTCGATGTTGGCCTTGTCGAGGCCCGCGTCGGCGAGGCTGGTGAGGCCCACGGCGAGGCAGTTTTGCTGGCCTTGCAGCAGCAGGCGCGCCGCCTCGGCCGGGCTCGGCTCGGGAATCTTGGCGGCCACCAGCTTCACGGCATTGTCCACGAGCAGGCCGGTGAGGCGGCCCCGGGCATCGCGCCCAATTACGCCGCCGCTGATGGGCGTGGCCGCCGTGACGCCCGCCAAGTCCAGCGCCTTTTGGTTGGCCACCGCCGCGTGCCCGTCCACGCGGGCGATGAGCACCGGCACGTTTGGAAACAGCCGGTCCAGCGTGTCTTTGGTGGGGAAGCGCTGGCCGGGCCAGTCGTTCTGGTCCCAGCCGCGGCCCGTGAGCCAGGCCGCATTGGGCTGCTGCTGGCGGTGCTGCGTGAGGCGGCCCACCGTTTCGGCCCACGACGTGGCCCCCACCAAATCAGCCGCTTGCAGCCCCAGCGCGTAGCGGTAGAAGTGGCAGTGCGCGTCGTAGAAGCCGGGGTAAACGAATTGCCCGCCGGCGTCCACCGTTTGCGTGGCCTGGTAGCGGCCCTGCAAGTCGGCCGACGTGCCCACGGCCACAAACTTGCCATCCTTCACCGCGAAGGCCTGCGCCTTGCTGAACGTCGAATCAACGGTGTAGACCGTGGCGTTGGTCACGAGCAAATCGACGGCCTCGCGGCGCGGCTGGCAACCGTTTAGGGCCCCCAGCACCAGCAGGGCCGCGCTTAATTGAATAAAAAGTGAATTCATAAAAAGAGGGACGTGCCCGCGGGCAAATGAGAAATTGAAGCTGTCGTAGGAAGCCGTCGAAGGTAACCAAAACAGCTTCATCCTAATGATGCAAAAAGGCCGTCATGCAGCGCCCAGCGTTGCATGACGGCCTTTTTGCCGGATGTGGCCCAGTGAGTAATTCTTACTCGAACTTCATGTGCTTCACCGACTCGCCCGAATTCTTCAGCTCCAGCAGCGACTCGATGCCGATGGCCAGGTGCTGCTTCACGAAGCTGGTGGTCACCTTCGAGTCCGATTCCGAGGTTTTCACGCCCTCGGGCGTCATCGGGTTGTCGCTCACCAGCAGCAGGGCCCCGTGGGGGATGTCGTTCATGAAGCCACACACGAAAATGGTGGCCGTTTCCATGTCCACGGCCAGGGCCCGCACCCGGCGCAGGTAGTCCTTAAACTCCTGGTCGTGCTCCCACACCCGGCGGTTGGTGGTGTACACGGTGCCGGTGTAGTAGTCCAGCTCGTGCTTTTTAATCATCGACGAAACCGCGCGTTGCAGGCGGAAGGAAGGCAGGGCCGGAATCTCCTTCGGCAAGTAATCGTCCGACGTACCGTCGCCGCGGATGGCGGCAATGGGCAGCACTAAATCGCCGAGCTTGGTCTTTTTCAGGCCCCCGCACTTGCCCAGAAACAGTGCCGCCTTGGGCTTGATGGCCGAGAGCAGGTCCATCACCGTAGCCGCCATCGGCGAGCCCATGCCGAAATTGATGATGGTGATGCCGTTCGCCGTGGCCGTCTGCATGGGCTTGTCGAGGCCGCGCACCTCCACGCCGAACTGCTCGGCAAACATGTACACGTAGTTGCTGAAATTGGTGAGCAGGATGTATTGCCCAAATTCGCCGAGCGGCACGCCCGTGTAGCGTGGCAGCCAGTTATTTACGATTTCTTCTTTGGTTTTCATGGGGACGATAAGTGAATGGGTGAATGAAAGAATGAGTGAACAGGTGCTGAGAAAAACGGCCCGGGGGCCCTTCCTCATTCACCCATTCACTCATTCTTGCATTGAAAGGGCCCCGTACCTTTGGAGGTGATGCAAGTGTTGGACCTGCCGCCTTTCGAGGCCAAACTTACGCAATCGGCCACAAACCAGCCGCTTATTTGGGACGGCCTCCGGCGCAAGCACGTGGTGCTGACGCCCGAGGAATGGGTGCGCCAGCACGTGGTGCACTACCTGGCGAGCCACCTGGGCTACCCGCGCGGCTTGCTGGCCCTCGAGCGCGGCCTGCGCTACAACCAGCGCCAGAAGCGCACCGATCTGCTGGCCCTGGGCCCCACCGGCCAGCCCCTGCTGCTGGTCGAGTGCAAGGCCCCGCACGTGGCCATCGACGCGGCCGTGGCCCGCCAGGCCGCCACCTACAACCAAACCGTGGGGGCCCCGCTGCTGCTGCTCACCAACGGCCTGGTGCACTACTGCTGGCGCGTCGATTTCGCGGCCCGCACCAACGAGCGGCTCGACGAAATTCCGGCCTTTGCGGCAGCCGTGGCGCTGGCTGGGCCGTAAGGCCTTTAGTTGTCAGTTGTTCGTTGTTAGTTGTTCGTTATTAGGTATCCGAAATTTTTATCAGTGGTTTCCGGCGAGCAGCTACACCAAAATTCAACTGACAACTGACAACGAAAAACTGACAACTAACACCCATCCCATGCAATTATTCCGCTTCGGCCCGCGGGGGCACGAGCAGCCCGGCGTGCGCACCGCCGCCGGCCAGCGCCTCGACGTATCGGCGTTTGGCGAAGACTACCACGAGGCCTTCTTCGCCACCGACGGCCCGGCGCGCCTGGCCGCCTGGCTGGGGCCCCACGCCGCCCAGTGCCCCGCGGTGCCTGCCGATGCTCGCCTGGGCAGCTGCGTGGCCCGGCCGTCCAAAATCGTGTGCATCGGCCTGAACTACCGCGACCACGGCGCCGAAACCGGCCTGGGCCTGCCCACCGAGCCGGTGTTTTTCCTCAAAGCCACCTCAGCCTTGTGCGGCCCCTACGACGACGTAGTACTGCCCCGCAGCGCCGAAAAGCTCGACTGGGAAGCCGAGCTGTCGTTCGTCATCGGTAAGCCAGCGTCGTACGTAACGGAAGCCGACGCCCTGGGCCACGTGGCCGGCTACACCATTCTCAACGACTACAGCGAGCGGGCCCACCAGCTGGAGCGCGGCGGGCAGTGGACCAAGGGCAAAAGCGCTGACACCTTCGCGCCGCTGGGGCCCTACCTGACCCTGCCCGCCGACGTGCCCGACCCCGAAAACCTGCGCATCTGGCTCACCGTGAACGGCGAAGCCAAGCAGGAAGCTACCACCGCCAACTTGGTGTTCGGGCTGGCCAAAATCATCAGCTACGTCAGCGAGTTCATGACCTTACTGCCCGGCGACGTGATTTCCACCGGCAGCCCGGCCGGCACGGGCATGGGCCTGCACCCGCCGCAGTACCTGCGCGCCGGCGACGTGGTGGCGCTGGGCATTGCGGGCCTGGGCGAGCAGCGCCAGCGCGTGGCGGCGTACCCAGGCCAGGAGTAAGGGCAAACGTGGGGCCCCGTTAAGGCATCTGGCGAACTTATTCGTCTACGCAATCAGCGGCTAGTTTTCACGCGTCGCGCACCTTTCCATCAACGTTAATTAACATGAAATACAACCTCCTGGGCAATACCGGCCTGAAAGTATCGGAAATCTGCCTCGGCACTATGACGTTTGGCACCAACGGCGGCCGCTTTGCCGCCATCACTGGCGTGGACCAGACCGGGGCCGACGCCATCCTAAAACGCTCGCTCGACGCCGGCGTCAACTTCATCGACACGGCCAACGTGTACACCGAAGGCCAATCGGAGGAAATAACCGGCCAGGCCATCCGCAACCTGGGGGTGAACCGCGACGACCTGGTGCTGGCCACCAAGGTGCGCGGCAAAATGGGCGAGGGCCCCAACGACGCGGGCCTCACCCGCAAGCACATCGTGGCGCAGGCCGAGGCCAGCCTCAAGCGCCTGAACACCGACTACATCGACCTCTACCAAATCCACAGCTACGACCCGCTCACCCCCCTCGACGAAACCCTGCGGGCCCTCGACGACCTCGTGCGTAGCGGCAAGGTGCGCTACATTGGCGCCAGCAACGTGACGGCTTGGCAGCTAATGAAGGCCCTGAGCATTTCGCACTACGAGCACCTGGAGCGGTTCGCGTCGCTGCAAGCCTATTATACCCTGGCCGGGCGCGACCTGGAGCGCGAGCTGGGGCCCCTGCTGCTCGACCAAAAAGTGGGCCTGATGGTGTGGAGCCCCCTGGCCGGCGGCTTCCTCAGCGGCAAGTACACCCGCAAAAACCAAAAGGCTGAAGGCCGCCGGGGCGGCAATGGCTTCGACTTTCCGCCCGTCAACAAAGACCTGGCCTTCGACATCATCGACCAGCTCCAGCCCATGGCCGAGGCCAAGGGCAGCACCGTGGCCTCGCTGGCCCTGGCTTGGCTGCTGCACCAGCCCGTGGTGAGCACCGTCATCATCGGCGCCAAAAAAATGGAGCAGCTCGAAGACAACCTCAAAGCCGTGGACGTAAAATTCACGCCCGAAGAATTGCAGCAACTGGCCGAAGTGAGCAAGCTGGCCCCCGAGTATCCGGGCTGGATGGTGGACTTTACCAGCGGCGACCGCAAGGCGGAGTAGGTAAGTCGTAAACGAAATAAGCCTCCCCGATACAGTATCGGGGAGGCTTATTTTATGTAGCGCGGCCTCGCAGAGTCCGTGCGTGGGCGGGGCCGCACGGAGCCGTGCAGCTACGTTCACGCGCGGACTTGCAGGGTTAGCGTTACGCCGTTACCGGCTCCAGCACGTCGGCTACGTCCACCAGGGGCAGGCCCCAGGCGTCGGCCACGCCTTTGTAGACGACCTCGCCGTGCACCACGTTCAGGCCGAGGCGCAGGGCCGCGTCTTGACGGCAAGCGGCTTGCCAGCCCAGGTTGGCCAGCTTCACGGCGTAGGGCAGCGTGGCGTTGGTGAGGGCCAGGGTGGAGGTGTAGGGCACCGCGCCGGGCATGTTGGCTACGCAGTAGTGCACCACGTCGTCGATGATGAAGGTCGGGTCTTCGTGGGTGGTGGGGCGGCAGGTTTCGATGCAGCCGCCCTGGTCCACGGCCACGTCCACGAGCACGGTGCCGGGGCGCATGGTTTTCAGCATGTCGCGCGTGATGAGGTGCGGGGCCTTGGCGCCCGGAATCAGCACCGCGCCCACCACCAGGTCGATGGTTTTGATGGCTTCGCGGATGTTGTACTCGTTGGAGTACTGCGTCACCACGTTCTTGGGCATGAAGTCGTCGAGCTCGCGCAGGCGGTTCAGGTTGATGTCCATGATGGTAACCTGGGCCCCCAGGCCCGCGGCCACTTTAGCGGCCTGCGTGCCCACGATGCCCGCGCCGAGCACCAGCACGTGCGCCGGCTTCACGCCGGGCACGCCGCCGAGCAGAATGCCGCGGCCTTTCAGGGGTTTCTCCAGGTACTTGGCGCCTTCCTGGGGGGCCATGCGGCCGGCCACCTCGCTCATCGGGATGAGCAGGGGCAGGGCCCGGTTGGGCAGCTCCACGGTTTCGTAGGCCAGGCAAATGGCCTTGCGCTCGATCATGGCGTGGGTCAGCTCCTCACCGCTGGCGAAGTGGAAGTAGGTGAACAGCAGCTGGTTTTCCTTGATGAGCGGGTACTCCTCGGCAATCGGCTCCTTCACCTTGATGATCATCTCGGCCTGCCCGTACACGTCGGCGATGGTGGGCAGCAACTGCGCCCCCGCCTGCTCGTACTCGGCATCGTCGAAGCCACTGCCGCCGCCGGC
This genomic stretch from Hymenobacter sp. PAMC 26628 harbors:
- a CDS encoding AMP nucleosidase, which translates into the protein MKTKEEIVNNWLPRYTGVPLGEFGQYILLTNFSNYVYMFAEQFGVEVRGLDKPMQTATANGITIINFGMGSPMAATVMDLLSAIKPKAALFLGKCGGLKKTKLGDLVLPIAAIRGDGTSDDYLPKEIPALPSFRLQRAVSSMIKKHELDYYTGTVYTTNRRVWEHDQEFKDYLRRVRALAVDMETATIFVCGFMNDIPHGALLLVSDNPMTPEGVKTSESDSKVTTSFVKQHLAIGIESLLELKNSGESVKHMKFE
- a CDS encoding aldo/keto reductase, which codes for MKYNLLGNTGLKVSEICLGTMTFGTNGGRFAAITGVDQTGADAILKRSLDAGVNFIDTANVYTEGQSEEITGQAIRNLGVNRDDLVLATKVRGKMGEGPNDAGLTRKHIVAQAEASLKRLNTDYIDLYQIHSYDPLTPLDETLRALDDLVRSGKVRYIGASNVTAWQLMKALSISHYEHLERFASLQAYYTLAGRDLERELGPLLLDQKVGLMVWSPLAGGFLSGKYTRKNQKAEGRRGGNGFDFPPVNKDLAFDIIDQLQPMAEAKGSTVASLALAWLLHQPVVSTVIIGAKKMEQLEDNLKAVDVKFTPEELQQLAEVSKLAPEYPGWMVDFTSGDRKAE
- a CDS encoding amidohydrolase → MNSLFIQLSAALLVLGALNGCQPRREAVDLLVTNATVYTVDSTFSKAQAFAVKDGKFVAVGTSADLQGRYQATQTVDAGGQFVYPGFYDAHCHFYRYALGLQAADLVGATSWAETVGRLTQHRQQQPNAAWLTGRGWDQNDWPGQRFPTKDTLDRLFPNVPVLIARVDGHAAVANQKALDLAGVTAATPISGGVIGRDARGRLTGLLVDNAVKLVAAKIPEPSPAEAARLLLQGQQNCLAVGLTSLADAGLDKANIDQMAALQRAGQLHLRLYAMLNPTPANKAYYLPRGPYFSDALTISSFKVYADGALGSRGAALLAPYTDRPEETGFLLQHPEYYRALAKELAATKFQMNTHAIGDSSNRLLLDIYGAALHGQPDRRWRIEHAQVVSPQDVAKFGQYHIVPSVQPTHATSDMYWAGQRLGPQRLKTAYIYQDLLKQYGQVALGSDFPIEDINPLYGFHAAVARQDAKNFPAGGFQMENALSRPDALRGMTTWAAHAGFEERRKGQIKPGMLADFVVLKTDLLTAPKEQLHGAKVQQTWIGGKQVYSVKN
- a CDS encoding MFS transporter codes for the protein MAPPASAPAVEKDNKRITNGWTFYDWANSVYPLVITSSIFPIYWGSITKAINPTDVVDFLGFRVPGSSLLTYAISFSFLLIALVSPFLTSLADYSGRKKLFLQIFCYLGALSCAGLYFFTKDNLTLSTFIFIAATVGFSGSIVFYNSYLPEISSEEKFDSLSARGFSMGYIGSVLLLVICLAIIQGPEIMGGPKGVALFGMSVGHATRLSFLLTGLWWVGFAQIPFFTLPPDAGRAADAPVSQDGWLLNGFRELGKVWDQLKQQPNLKRFLLAYFTYNMGVQTVMYVATIFGDKVLQLDSTSLIVTILLLQIVGILGAWLFAKLSERIGNTRALSWAVFIWMLICVAGYFVQKGWSFFALAAVIGLTMGAVQSLSRSTYSKIIPENTPNAAAYFSFFDVVEKIGIVLGTLSFGLIGQITGSMRNSILSLIVFFIFGLGFLLTLRGKKLRDTPATNPATFPGPPAASSIASTPSTLK
- a CDS encoding fumarylacetoacetate hydrolase family protein → MQLFRFGPRGHEQPGVRTAAGQRLDVSAFGEDYHEAFFATDGPARLAAWLGPHAAQCPAVPADARLGSCVARPSKIVCIGLNYRDHGAETGLGLPTEPVFFLKATSALCGPYDDVVLPRSAEKLDWEAELSFVIGKPASYVTEADALGHVAGYTILNDYSERAHQLERGGQWTKGKSADTFAPLGPYLTLPADVPDPENLRIWLTVNGEAKQEATTANLVFGLAKIISYVSEFMTLLPGDVISTGSPAGTGMGLHPPQYLRAGDVVALGIAGLGEQRQRVAAYPGQE
- the ald gene encoding alanine dehydrogenase yields the protein MIIGVPKEIKNNENRVGLTPAGVAELRKHGHTLLVQAGAGGGSGFDDAEYEQAGAQLLPTIADVYGQAEMIIKVKEPIAEEYPLIKENQLLFTYFHFASGEELTHAMIERKAICLAYETVELPNRALPLLIPMSEVAGRMAPQEGAKYLEKPLKGRGILLGGVPGVKPAHVLVLGAGIVGTQAAKVAAGLGAQVTIMDINLNRLRELDDFMPKNVVTQYSNEYNIREAIKTIDLVVGAVLIPGAKAPHLITRDMLKTMRPGTVLVDVAVDQGGCIETCRPTTHEDPTFIIDDVVHYCVANMPGAVPYTSTLALTNATLPYAVKLANLGWQAACRQDAALRLGLNVVHGEVVYKGVADAWGLPLVDVADVLEPVTA
- a CDS encoding T9SS type A sorting domain-containing protein; the encoded protein is MNKFYSKLLPAVALVLGNMATPALAQVPLTGFAPYTQDFNTLSTSTAEVDFVNNTTLKGVYAQAVLDGYGAYPQGGAAVPCYGNDGTQHPEANYYSFGTNGSTERAFGGIATTFYSNGYPLTGNGYVAMRFVNNTGRTIANLEVGYAMEQWYNSGKIDKAQLTFDYQVPATTFAGMMETGAWTNVPTMGVNAPSTATVVSSKNGNLAANRRVLSTTINNLNLPAGREVVLRWKYVMNQNTNGNGLSIDDVTVTPEAGDIATGPGADNVFYYDGSGTLNDLRNWASKRNQTPGSFTAANQIFYVTTTGTQVALPGNLISGTNSKLVIGDGTTTAAVSVVMTPNKGDQTSMTIDVSSNSTLEINGIEGKLPTLGKLNPTSTVYYNTTRTDIAINCPVFGNLKLNGNSVKTLARNVSVYGTLSLTGSSILQLNVYDLTVLKGGAATTDGTAYIRTNTGGALRQTVPANNTPVLFPVGQMTYNPAWLSQTTTATEDVFGIAVSDSVFTTYVTVPTSSGNNDDKGKGNDKKGKGAPLTTSTTNVTHTWYVSENDLGGSNVTMTLQSALPTTMLPSQVMVGHYHNNVWDDDKQQKGTAALVASQVYKFTRTGVTDFSPFSLNTAPAAPLPVELIAFTANRTGSAVTCNWATATELRNDHFSVERSLDGQHFYALGQVAGAGTSTLRHDYRLVDAKPASTVAYYRLSQVDTDSITSYSPVVVVQGTATAVAVTASPNPSTGPVVLTLNTASATTVTGTVVNMVGAQVLRFEQPVIAGYQAITIDLSAQPAGVYLLRVETPQGPQTLRIAKQ
- a CDS encoding DinB family protein, translating into MHTSSLQQNILAELDHELAVTRKVLARVPEDQFQYQPHPKSMKLGQLASHIVNLLAFKQLFVDKDERDFLDTNAPKPGPSPTTSAELLARFDQYSASLRQALQASDDEKLTQPFQLRRGEQVLMNRPKGAALRIMGLNHSIHHRGQLTVYLRLLDIPVPGVYGPSADETGSF
- a CDS encoding type I restriction enzyme HsdR N-terminal domain-containing protein; translated protein: MQVLDLPPFEAKLTQSATNQPLIWDGLRRKHVVLTPEEWVRQHVVHYLASHLGYPRGLLALERGLRYNQRQKRTDLLALGPTGQPLLLVECKAPHVAIDAAVARQAATYNQTVGAPLLLLTNGLVHYCWRVDFAARTNERLDEIPAFAAAVALAGP